A DNA window from Streptomyces canus contains the following coding sequences:
- a CDS encoding carbohydrate ABC transporter permease, which yields MSAQARPGWMEKPKPVTQAAKAVALAVVVLLVCVPFLVIVSTSLASTEEVVDNGGWVLWPTDPSLTAYRDILDGGIVTHALGVSVGVTVVGTLLSLLCTVTLAYALARPGVFGGRPVLLLVLFTFLFPPGMIPSFLLVKELGLLDSYASLVLPVLVNVFNLVVLRGFFQGIPDELYEAARLDGAGDWRVLVSVVLPLSKAALAVVGLFYAVAYWNSWFYASLYLESDHWPLQQVLRTYVVAGSGLTDATTGEGTVTAPQTVQMAVLVIATVPILLIYPFLQKYFTKGVLTGAIKS from the coding sequence GTGAGTGCCCAGGCCCGTCCGGGATGGATGGAGAAACCGAAGCCGGTGACGCAGGCCGCGAAGGCGGTGGCCCTCGCCGTCGTCGTGCTGCTGGTCTGTGTGCCGTTCCTCGTCATCGTGTCGACCTCGCTCGCCTCCACCGAGGAGGTCGTCGACAACGGGGGCTGGGTGCTGTGGCCCACCGACCCCTCTCTCACGGCCTATCGCGACATCCTCGACGGCGGCATCGTCACCCACGCCCTGGGCGTCAGCGTCGGCGTCACGGTCGTGGGAACCCTGCTGAGCCTCCTGTGCACGGTCACCCTCGCCTACGCCCTCGCCCGCCCCGGAGTCTTCGGCGGCCGGCCGGTGCTCCTGCTGGTCCTGTTCACCTTCCTCTTCCCACCCGGCATGATCCCGAGCTTCCTGCTGGTCAAGGAGCTCGGCCTGCTGGACAGTTACGCCTCGCTGGTCCTGCCCGTCCTGGTCAACGTCTTCAACCTGGTCGTCCTGCGCGGCTTCTTCCAGGGCATCCCCGACGAGCTGTACGAGGCCGCGCGTCTCGACGGCGCGGGGGACTGGCGAGTGCTGGTCTCCGTCGTACTGCCGCTGTCCAAGGCCGCGTTGGCCGTCGTGGGGCTCTTCTACGCGGTGGCCTACTGGAACTCCTGGTTCTACGCCTCCCTCTACCTGGAGAGCGACCACTGGCCACTCCAACAGGTGCTGCGCACCTACGTGGTGGCCGGTTCCGGGCTCACCGACGCCACCACCGGCGAGGGCACCGTCACCGCCCCGCAGACCGTGCAGATGGCGGTCCTCGTGATCGCCACCGTGCCGATCCTGCTGATCTACCCCTTCCTCCAGAAGTACTTCACCAAGGGCGTGCTCACCGGCGCCATCAAGAGCTGA
- a CDS encoding ABC transporter permease — translation MLPGLAYFLLFHYGALVGNVIAFKEYVPFDGLWGSPWTGLGNFRRMFEDTAFWDSVLNTVWIAVLQLVFYFPVPLGLALLLHSLTRSSVRRFVQSVAYLPHFISWVIVVALFQQLLGDTGLLNSGLDGMGLHTVDIIGNPDAFKPLVVAQVIWKDAGWGTIIFLAALAQVDEQQYEAAAIDGAGPWRRFWHVTLPAIRPVVVLLLIMRLGDILSVGFEQMLLQRDAVGPEASEIIDTFVYYQGIVGGDYGFAAAAGLFKGVIGALLVYAANKVAHRLGEQGVYK, via the coding sequence ATGCTGCCCGGCCTCGCCTACTTCCTGCTCTTCCACTACGGCGCGCTGGTCGGCAACGTCATCGCGTTCAAGGAGTACGTCCCCTTCGACGGCCTGTGGGGCAGCCCCTGGACCGGACTCGGCAACTTCCGGCGGATGTTCGAGGACACCGCGTTCTGGGACTCGGTGCTCAACACCGTCTGGATCGCCGTCCTCCAGCTCGTCTTCTACTTCCCGGTCCCGCTCGGCCTCGCCCTGCTGCTGCACAGCCTCACCCGGAGCAGCGTCCGCCGGTTCGTGCAGTCGGTCGCCTATCTCCCGCACTTCATCTCATGGGTGATCGTCGTCGCCCTCTTCCAGCAGCTGCTCGGCGACACCGGACTGCTCAACTCCGGCCTGGACGGCATGGGGTTGCACACCGTCGACATCATCGGCAACCCCGACGCCTTCAAGCCGCTCGTCGTCGCCCAGGTCATCTGGAAGGACGCCGGCTGGGGCACGATCATCTTCCTCGCCGCCCTCGCCCAGGTCGACGAGCAGCAGTACGAGGCCGCCGCGATCGACGGAGCGGGCCCCTGGCGGCGCTTCTGGCACGTCACCCTGCCCGCCATCCGCCCGGTGGTCGTCCTGCTGCTCATCATGCGGCTCGGCGACATCCTCTCGGTCGGCTTCGAGCAGATGCTGCTCCAGCGCGACGCGGTGGGCCCCGAGGCCTCCGAGATCATCGACACCTTCGTCTACTACCAGGGCATCGTCGGTGGCGACTACGGATTCGCCGCCGCCGCGGGCCTGTTCAAGGGCGTCATCGGCGCCCTTCTCGTCTACGCCGCCAACAAGGTCGCCCACCGCCTCGGCGAACAGGGGGTCTACAAGTGA